A single region of the Triticum dicoccoides isolate Atlit2015 ecotype Zavitan chromosome 2B, WEW_v2.0, whole genome shotgun sequence genome encodes:
- the LOC119364316 gene encoding uncharacterized protein LOC119364316 produces the protein MDGMDFLAGMGMNEEDLMTMVFEKNVAELREDTFDGSEEERQIFEEIFGCGQNTSQPGASKTSSAPSGSASSGKMVYCRIVESFTHGNLSSYHVFDHSASQQMQNAMPCSTDYDRPSELVVQSTPPSVDRVYTRREVTHNHSSQRAELSSVLDLERVDITSVIARRPGGCGFGMLWNHLRLHAHLLMMDAGWKIEGKERGNKSKIEGNKERWNKSKIDLMYESPDKLMRLASLARAWKCFGEWLLIRSSRVDGDDRGKEWSNMHDFLCDLKYTLLCLEHEARRAEQSMSFMHQWRLLDPFMAVVCIEKKVAALRNGVPLKAVNSTVYSPQS, from the coding sequence ATGGATGGGATGGACTTCCTGGCCGGAATGGGCATGAACGAGGAGGATCTTATGACGATGGTGTTTGAAAAGAATGTTGCTGAGCTGAGAGAAGACACATTTGATGGTTCTGAGGAGGAAAGGCAAATCTTTGAGGAGATTTTCGGCTGCGGGCAGAACACTTCACAACCAGGCGCAAGCAAAACATCTAGCGCGCCATCCGGCTCTGCCTCCAGCGGCAAGATGGTCTACTGCCGCATAGTGGAGTCCTTCACTCACGGCAACCTATCGAGCTATCATGTCTTCGATCACAGTGCTAGTCAACAGATGCAGAACGCAATGCCTTGTAGTACGGATTATGACAGGCCTTCTGAACTCGTGGTACAGTCGACGCCACCTTCCGTTGATCGGGTGTACACTCGCAGGGAGGTGACACACAATCACAGCAGCCAGAGAGCAGAACTTTCCAGTGTCCTGGATTTGGAGAGGGTTGACATCACCAGCGTGATCGCGCGGCGGCCGGGCGGCTGTGGCTTTGGAATGCTCTGGAACCATCTCCGGCTGCACGCGCATCTTCTGATGATGGACGCCGGGTGGAAGATCGAGGGCAAGGAACGAGGGAACAAGAGTAAGATCGAGGGCAACAAGGAAAGGTGGAACAAGAGTAAGATCGACCTCATGTACGAGTCGCCCGACAAGCTCATGCGCCTGGCTTCTCTTGCTAGGGCTTGGAAATGCTTTGGTGAGTGGCTGCTGATCCGTTCGTCCAGAGTTGATGGAGATGACCGTGGAAAGGAATGGTCCAACATGCATGACTTTCTGTGTGATTTGAAGTACACGTTGCTGTGCTTGGAACACGAGGCCCGGCGCGCCGAGCAATCGATGTCTTTCATGCACCAGTGGCGGCTGCTCGATCCTTTCATGGCGGTGGTTTGCATCGAGAAGAAGGTCGCAGCGCTGCGGAATGGAGTGCCACTGAAGGCTGTGAACAGCACAGTCTACAGTCCTCAGTCATAG